In one Brassica oleracea var. oleracea cultivar TO1000 chromosome C9, BOL, whole genome shotgun sequence genomic region, the following are encoded:
- the LOC106313310 gene encoding probable prolyl 4-hydroxylase 4 has product MMSMSRRGMLSFFAILSVLLQCTNSLTSSPTAIINPSKVKQVSSKPRAFVYEGFLTELECDHMVSLAKASLKRSAVADNDSGESKFSEVRTSSGTFIPKAKDPIVSGIEDKISTWTFLPKENGEDMQVLRYEHGQKYDAHFDYFHDKVNIVRGGHRIATVLMYLSNVTRGGETVFPNAEIPSRRVLTENKDDLSDCAKKGIAVKPRKGDALLFFNLHPDAIPDPLSLHGGCPVIEGEKWSATKWIHVDSFDKIVTPGGNCTDMNESCERWAVLGECTKNPEYMVGTAELPGYCRRSCKAC; this is encoded by the exons ATGATGTCGATGTCTCGCCGTGGAATGTTATCGTTCTTCGCCATCTTATCCGTCCTGCTTCAATGCACCAATTCCTTAACTAGCTCTCCTACCGCCATTATTAATCCTTCCAAAGTCAAGCAGGTTTCATCCAAACCCAG GGCGTTTGTATACGAAGGGTTCCTCACGGAATTGGAATGTGATCATATGGTCTCCCTT GCAAAGGCGAGCCTGAAGAGATCTGCTGTGGCTGATAATGATAGTGGAGAAAGCAAATTCAGCGAGGTTCGGACCAGCTCTGGCACCTTTATCCCCAAAGCAAAG GATCCAATTGTTTCCGGTATAGAAGACAAGATCTCCACTTGGACATTTCTTCCTAAAG AAAACGGGGAAGACATGCAGGTATTGAGATACGAGCACGGTCAAAAATACGATGCTCACTTTGACTACTTTCATGACAAAGTCAACATTGTCCGTGGTGGACACCGCATTGCCACCGTTCTCATGTATCTATCCAATGTCACAAGAGGTGGAGAAACCGTCTTCCCCAATGCAGAG ATACCTTCTCGCCGAGTACTAACTGAAAACAAAGACGACCTTTCTGATTGTGCCAAGAAAGGAATCGCTG TGAAACCAAGGAAAGGGGATGCTTTGTTGTTCTTCAACCTCCACCCTGACGCAATCCCTGACCCATTGAGCCTCCACGGTGGATGTCCCGTGATTGAAGGAGAGAAATGGTCTGCGACCAAGTGGATCCATGTGGACTCATTTGACAAGATTGTGACACCGGGTGGTAACTGTACTGATATGAACGAGAGCTGTGAGAGATGGGCAGTTCTAGGGGAATGCACAAAGAACCCAGAGTACATGGTTGGTACTGCTGAGCTTCCTGGCTATTGCAGGCGCAGCTGTAAGGCTTGTTAG
- the LOC106316365 gene encoding S-adenosylmethionine decarboxylase proenzyme 4-like — MLLLLYTLQNLSYKYHFSSTSHHYLSLLSLQTHTHTHSSALFLLQLSLFCYIPTSSSDLPMAVSGFEGFEKRLELRFFNDSITNNNPMGLRLIDFESLDQVLNEVQCTVVSAVANHSFDAYVLSESSLFVYPTKIIIKTCGTTQLLKSIRPLIHLARNVNLTLRACRYSRGSFIFPNSQPFPYTSFEDEVVIVEESLPKSFRYRKASVMTPSNSNPSRAWHVFTASADVEPDETLVVVEVCMTELDRVNARSFFRRKGDEGNSDSAGKEMTRLSGIDMINANAFICDFAFDPCGYSMNGVDGDRYSTIHVTPEDGFSYASFECGLSLYDGGHGDIAEVLARAIDVFRPGCASIATTYNGEDYDHEVTKRVERVLAKKLGLKCRSRLMDEFPGSGTVVYQSFTPRRK, encoded by the coding sequence ATGCTCCTCCTCCTTTATACCCTCCAAAATCTCTCCTATAAATACCATTTCTCCTCTACTAGTCACCACTACCTCTCTCTTCTCTCTCTGCAGACACACACACACACACACTCATCTGCTCTGTTCTTATTGCAACTTTCTCTGTTCTGTTATATCCCCACGTCTTCTTCTGACCTTCCAATGGCAGTGTCTGGGTTCGAGGGATTCGAGAAAAGACTCGAACTTCGATTCTTCAACGACTCTATAACCAATAACAACCCAATGGGCCTCCGTTTAATCGACTTCGAATCTCTAGACCAAGTCTTAAATGAAGTGCAGTGCACCGTAGTCTCCGCCGTAGCAAACCACAGCTTCGACGCCTACGTCCTCTCCGAGTCGAGCCTCTTCGTCTACCCAACCAAAATCATCATCAAAACATGCGGCACGACACAACTCCTCAAATCAATCCGACCGTTGATCCACCTCGCGCGTAACGTCAACCTCACGTTACGCGCGTGCCGCTACTCGCGCGGGAGCTTCATCTTCCCCAACTCGCAGCCTTTCCCCTACACGAGCTTCGAAGACGAAGTCGTCATCGTCGAAGAAAGCCTCCCGAAGTCTTTCCGTTACCGTAAAGCCTCCGTTATGACGCCGTCTAATAGTAACCCTTCGCGTGCTTGGCACGTGTTCACCGCGAGCGCTGACGTGGAGCCCGACGAGACTCTGGTTGTTGTTGAGGTATGCATGACGGAGCTTGACCGAGTCAACGCTCGTAGCTTCTTCAGACGGAAAGGCGACGAGGGAAATAGTGACTCTGCCGGGAAAGAGATGACGCGGCTGAGCGGTATCGATATGATAAACGCAAACGCGTTTATATGCGACTTCGCGTTTGATCCTTGCGGCTACTCGATGAACGGGGTCGACGGAGACCGTTACTCGACCATCCACGTCACGCCTGAAGACGGTTTTAGCTACGCGAGCTTCGAGTGCGGGTTGTCTCTTTACGACGGCGGTCACGGAGATATCGCCGAGGTGTTGGCCCGCGCGATTGATGTTTTCCGGCCAGGTTGCGCCTCCATCGCCACTACTTACAACGGCGAGGATTATGACCACGAGGTGACGAAGCGTGTGGAGCGGGTGCTGGCGAAGAAGCTCGGTCTTAAATGTCGGAGCAGACTTATGGATGAGTTTCCAGGCTCCGGAACTGTCGTTTATCAGTCATTCACGCCTCGTCGGAAATAG